Proteins encoded by one window of Papio anubis isolate 15944 chromosome 7, Panubis1.0, whole genome shotgun sequence:
- the LOC101015605 gene encoding interferon-induced transmembrane protein 3: MNHTVQTFFSPVNSGQPPNYEMLKEEHEVAMMGAPHNPAPPTSTVIHIRSETSVPDHVVWSLFNTLFMNPCCLGFIAFAYSVKSRDRKMVGDLTGAQAYASTAKCLNIWALILGILMTILLIVVPVLIFQAHR; the protein is encoded by the coding sequence ATGAACCACACGGTCCAAACCTTCTTCTCTCCTGTCAACAGTGGCCAGCCTCCCAACTATGAGATGCTCAAGGAAGAGCACGAGGTGGCTATGATGGGGGCGCCCCACAACCCTGCTCCCCCGACGTCCACCGTGATCCATATCCGCAGCGAGACCTCCGTGCCCGACCATGTTGTCTGGTCCCTGTTCAACACCCTCTTCATGAACCCCTGCTGCCTGGGCTTCATAGCGTTCGCCTACTCCGTGAAGTCTAGGGACAGGAAGATGGTTGGCGACCTGACTGGGGCCCAGGCCTATGCCTCCACCGCCAAGTGCCTGAACATCTGGGCCCTGATTTTGGGCATCCTCATGACCATTCTGCTCATTGTCGTCCCAGTATTGATCTTCCAAGCCCATCGATAG